In the genome of Cronobacter malonaticus LMG 23826, one region contains:
- a CDS encoding DUF2950 family protein: MKSTFLAALAFSLASTHAFALAQFSSPEQAADALTQAISTHDEAALNHLLGDDWRRILPPEGADPEAVSRFLRDWKASHRVVQQGDTAHLQVGAQNWQLPIPVVKHDQSWQFDMQGAADEIVTRTIGRNELAAIAALHAAVDAQQSYYALNQRYAEKIVSSEGKKDGLYWPMQPGEAPSPLGPAFSPQQQDMGYHGYHFRLLPTHDNGFAMLAWPVSYGETGVMSFIVKQDDRVLEANLGTDTAQRVSVIDPAHLDKTWHLVAP; this comes from the coding sequence GTGAAATCGACATTCCTCGCCGCGCTGGCGTTCAGTCTGGCATCAACCCACGCTTTCGCGCTGGCGCAATTTTCCTCACCAGAACAAGCCGCTGACGCCCTGACGCAGGCGATTTCAACACACGACGAGGCGGCCTTAAATCATCTTCTCGGCGATGACTGGCGGCGGATTTTGCCGCCTGAAGGGGCTGACCCGGAAGCGGTCAGCCGTTTCCTGCGCGACTGGAAAGCGAGTCACCGCGTCGTCCAACAGGGCGATACGGCGCATCTGCAGGTAGGCGCGCAGAACTGGCAGTTACCGATCCCGGTCGTTAAACACGACCAGAGCTGGCAGTTCGATATGCAGGGCGCGGCCGATGAAATCGTCACCCGAACGATCGGGCGCAACGAACTCGCCGCAATTGCCGCACTCCATGCCGCTGTTGACGCGCAGCAGAGCTATTACGCCCTGAATCAGCGTTACGCAGAGAAAATTGTCAGCAGCGAGGGAAAAAAAGATGGCCTCTACTGGCCGATGCAACCCGGCGAAGCGCCAAGTCCGCTTGGCCCGGCGTTCAGCCCGCAACAGCAGGATATGGGCTATCACGGTTACCATTTCCGTCTTTTGCCCACTCATGACAACGGCTTTGCGATGTTAGCCTGGCCTGTGAGCTACGGCGAAACGGGCGTGATGAGTTTTATTGTAAAACAGGATGATCGGGTGCTTGAGGCAAACCTGGGGACGGACACGGCGCAGCGCGTCAGCGTTATTGACCCGGCGCATCTCGATAAAACGTGGCACCTCGTCGCTCCGTAA